A segment of the Deltaproteobacteria bacterium genome:
TCTTCCCACCCCATCCTGCGCAATCCTGCGGAGGCTAAAATGATGGCATCCAGATTTAAAGTTGAAAGTTTCTTGATCCGCGTGTCCAAATTACCCCGTAAGGGGACGATTTCCAGGTCGGGTCGTAAGTTAAGAAGTTGCGCTTGCCTTCTCAAGCTACTTGTCCCCACTCTTCCCCCGGGAGGAATTTTTCCCCAAGGCCTTCCATCCTTGGATATGAGCGCATCCCGGGGATCTTCTCTCTCCGGAAAAGCGATAAGCGCCAGCCCTTCAGGGATAAGAATCGGAAGGTCTTTGGCGCTATGCACGGCTAAATCAACATCACCACCCAGTAAAGCCTCTTCAATCTCCTTAACGAAAAGACCTTTCCCTCCCACATTGAAGAGGGGGACATCTATCTTATCCCCTTGGGTCTTAATGTGTACCAAAGTAACTTCCACTCCGGGGTTTTGTTCTTCCACTTTCGCCTTTACCCAATTGGCCTGGCGCAAAGCCAGAAGACTCGCTCGAGTTCCCAGCCGAAGTATATCTTTATGAAGTTGACGGCTCATCTTCCTCTTCATCCAGGTGAAAAATCTTCCGGGTCATATCCACATAAAGTTTCCCCTGCCCTCTATTCTCTTGATGTTTCAACAGAGAGATGGGGTGGTGGAGAATTTTGTTGATAATGGATTGAGTCAAGAGGTCTAAGGCTTTATGTTCTTCTTCCGAAGCATTTTTTAGTAGGGCAAGGGTTTTGGCCATCTCTCGCTGGCGAATCTTTTCCAGGTGCTGGCGCAAGTCCAATATGGTCGGAACAACTTCCAGGCTGCTCAACCAGCATTTGAATGACTCGACCCCCTGTTGGACAATTTCCTCGGCCTTCAAGACTTCTTTCCGCCTCTCTTCTTTGTTCGATTTCACAACCCCTTGAAGGTCATCAATGTCATAAACATAGATATTGTCGAGTTCATTGATTGTCGGATCCACGTCCCGAGGAACGGCGATGTCGATGAAAAACATCGGCTTATTTTTTCGAGCCCGGATCACTCCAGCCAGCTGTTCTTTAAGGATAATATAATGGGTGGATCCTGTGGAGCTCACTACGATGTCCACATCCTTGAGCATTTGGGGAAAGTCTTCAAAAGGAACCGCTCGCCCTCCCAGCTCTTGAGCCATTTCCATGGCCCTAGTAGGAGTTCGATTGGTTACCCAAATTTCGTTTACCCCCTGGCTAATTAAATGTCTGGCCGCAAGATCAGACATTTCTCCCGCCCCGATGAGCATAGCCCGTTTATCGTCCAAGTTGCCCATAATTTTTTTGGCCAGTTCCACCGCGGCAAAGCTCACCGAGACCGCCTGACTGGTCATCTTCGTCTCCGTGCGGACGCGCTTGGCTACAAAAAACGAGCGGTGAGATAGTTTGTTTAGAACCAAACCGACGGCTTTACTATCCACGGCTTGCCGATAAGCTTCTTTCACTTGACCTAAGATCTGCGGCTCCCCCAGAACCATGGAATCCATACTTGCCGTAACTCGAAAAAGGTGTCTTATGGCATCTTCGCCTCTTAAGGTATAGAGATAAGGTGCTAGGTCGTACCCAGACATTCCAGCAACCCCGGCCAGAAAATCTTTTAGGCGGTCCGCCCAATCATCGCTGACTTCCAGGACGGTTAATACTTCCATCCGGTTACAGGTAGAGAGAATCATACCCTCCCGTACTCCTGGCAAAGCAACTAGCCGCCCTAGAAAATCTTCCACCTGTTCTTTGGGAATAGAAAATCTTTCCCGAACTTCTACGGGGGCGGTCTTATGACTCAACCCGATTAAAACGATTTCCATGGAAATAAACTAATAAGCCTTCAGCTGTCAGCATTTAGCCTTCATCTATCAACTGATCGCTGATTGCTGACTGCTGGTAGCTATCAATTAATTATACGAATGCAGTCCGGTCAGCAGCAGATTTACCCCTAAGAAACTAAAGACCAAAGCACCGAATCCCACAATGGCGAAAATGGCCGCCCGGCGACCTCGCCACCCCCCGGTCAACCTCCCGTGCAGGAGGGCAGCATAAAGGAACCAGGTAATGAGCGACCAGGTTTCCTTGGGGTCCCAGCTCCAATAAGATCCCCAGGCGCTTTCCGCCCAAACCGACCCGCTGATAATCCCTAAGGTCAAAAGGGGGAAACCGAAAGTCAGGCACCGGTAATTCAAATCATCTAAAACCTTGAGGGCAGGTAGGCGGTAGTAGAATGGTCCGATCTTTTTGGATTTAATCTGCCGCTCCTGAATTAGGTACATGACTCCGACGGCAAAGGCTATGGTAAACATGGCGTTCCCGATGAAGGCGAATATAACATGAATGGGCAGCCAATAACTTTCCAAGACCGGTGCCAAGGGTAAAATATCTTTGGGAAAAAGGGATGACAGGATGATCAGCACCGCTGCCACGGGGGAAATGAACGCCGCCAAAACTTCCACCCGATATTTGAGGTGGAGGAGGAGGTAAACGCCTACGATTGACCAGGCAAAAAAGGACAGGGATTCATGCAGGTTGGTAATGGGCGTGTGTCCGGCTTCGCTGTACCTTAAGACCAGGGCTAAGGAATGAACGGCGAAGCCTCCCGTTAAAGCCAATTTCCCTATGTGGGAGAATATTTTTCCCAGGAAAATCAAAAAAACCAGCGAAGATGCGGTGCCTAAGAGGTAAAAGATTAGAGCTGCCTGAAAAAAAATTATATTCATCGCCTGAGCCCTAACTCCTTCAATGAGAACCCGGAACCCAGTAAGGTTTTCATGCGGTTTTCCAACCCCGTATAGTCATTTTTCCGAATCAAAGGGAGAAGGTCTTTTCCGGCCAATTTTCGGAAGATAACCTGGTTACGCTTCTGGCCCAACCCCAAAGAGAGTATTTTTTTGCGCACAGCGCCCAGAAGTTTCAACAGATAAATGTACTCAGCGCCGATTTCTTTTTGGAGTTTTTGACGCAAAGCTCTGGCCAAAGCAGGGCTCTGTCCAGAGGTGGATATGGCGATTAACAAATCCCCCCTTTGCACCAAGGACGGGACGATAAAACTGCTATGAGCTGGATCGTCCACCACGTTAACCGGAATCTTCTGTCTGAGAGCCTGGCTAAAAACACGTTCATTTGCCCGGCGGTCATCAGTGGCGGCTATGGCCAAAAATGCCCTGTGCAAATCGCCAGAACGGTAAGCGCGTTGAGAGTGGATGATTTTCCCTCTCTCTTTTAAGCGTGAAAGAGATTGGGTCAATTGAGGGCTGATCACTTTGACCAGAGCACCCACTTGAAGGAGGCTGCGGACTTTCCGCTCAGCCACCCGGCCTCCCCCCACTACCACGCAAAGCTTACCGTCCAAGTCCAGCAAGACCGGATAATATTTCATCGGTTTACCAGGCGGCCAAAGTTTTTAAGAAGCTTCAAACCAACGCTTTGGCTCTTTTCCGGATGGAATTGGCAAGCAAATAAATTGCCTCGGCTAACGCTGGAGACAAATTCCCCCCCATAATCCGTGGTGGTGGCTACAATCTCTTGCTCTTCGGGAACCGGGTAGTAGGAATGGACAAAATAAAAGTAGGCTCCATCGGCGATGCCGTCCAGAACCGGCGGGCGTTTATGAATATGCACGGTATTCCAGCCCATGTGCGGAACTTTCAATAAATCTTTGGGTGGCGATGCGGCGGGATGAGAGAAGGGAAACCGTACCACCCGGCCTTTGAAAAGGGATAGGCCTTTTTGAAAACCAAACTCATCGCTTCCGGAAAAAAGAAGCTGCAGGCCCAGACAGATTCCTAAGAACGGTTTACCGCTTTCAACAAATTCGATGATGGGGTTCACCAACCCGAGTTCTTGCAAATTTTCCATGGCTTTCTTGAAAGCGCCAACCCCGGGAACGATAAGGCCAGCAGCCTTTTTCACCTCAGCCGGGTCCTGGGTCACGGAAGCCTGAAAACCCACCCGTTCCAAAGCTTTGTGCACGCTGCGCAAATTCCCCATGCCATAATCAACGATGACAATCATGATGATCTCTCAAAAAGTCATCAAGAAGGATACAGCGTAATCCCGCGAAGCGTGGGACCCCGCCTTGGCGGGGGACTTTTTACGAAGCCATCGATCATAAGCTTCCTTTGGTTGAGGGCACCCCTCGAACTTTTTCATCCTTCGCTACAGCCTGACGCAAGGCACGGCCGAATGCCTTGAAAAGGGATTCCACCATGTGATGGCCGTTGCTCCCATAGACTACTTGGGCATGAAGGGTAATGGCTGAGCTGTTAACCAGGGCTTGAAAAAATTCCTTGACCAATTCTGTATCAAAATCTCCGATTTTTCTCTTCCGCAGGGTAAGATGATAGATCAGACACGGGCGCCCCGATAGATCCATGTGGACAGAAGCTAAACTCTCATCCATAGGAACGAAGGCTGACCCATAACGCCGAACTCCTTCTTTTTGGCCTAATGCCTGCTTCAGGGCCTTTCCCAGGCATATGCCCACATCTTCCACTGTATGATGGAAGTCGACCTTCGTGTCCCCCTGGGCCTTCACTCTCAGGTCAAAGAGGCCATGGGCCGTCATCAGGCTGAGCATGTGATCGAGGAATGGAATCGTTGTAGCAATGCGGTGTTTGCCCGATCCATCCAGGTTCAGATCAACAATTATCGATGTCTCTTTGGTCGCGCGGGAAACCTTGGCCTGGCGCACCATGATCTTTTCCCTTCCCTTAAATGAATTGAACCGCTGATTTTCTCCGATCCACGTAGAAAAATAATTTAATTATAATCCTGATAAGCTGCGTTTATCTACGTCTAAATTTTTTTTAAAAACTTCAGAATTTTGGCGGCATTCTCTCCCAGGATTTTCTTTTTAGTCTCCTCTTTAATGGGCAAAGACCGAATCGTTTTGATGTTCTTCCCAATCCCGGGAACCCCTGGCCAGTCCGACCCGAAGAGAATCTTCTCCGCATTCTTCTCCAGTTCCGGAAAATACTTTAAGAGATTCTGCGGCGGCAGGCCGGCAATTTCCATGTAGATACGGGGATGAAGTTGGGCCAGGAAAAAAGACGCGTCATACCAGAATCCTCTTCCGCTGTGAACTTGAATCAAGGTGAGCTCTGGAAAATCAACCGCAACGTCATCTAATAAAACCGGATTTCCATATTTCATCCTTGATCCGCGGAATAAGGAAGAACCCGTATGGACCATCACCGGAATTCTGAGCTCCTGCGCTTTGGAATAAAGAGGGTAAAGCACCCGGTCATTGGGATAAAACTGCTGATAGGTTGGATAAAGCTTAATTCCTTTCATCCCCAGTTCATGAACACACCGCTCCAATTCTTCTCCCAGGCGGGTACTGAGATAAGGGTTCAAATTGGCAAAGGGAATTAATTCCTTTCGACCCTTGCAGAACTCGGCCACGTGTTCGTTGCTGATGATGCCAGTTGTGATCGGGCTGAGCTCGGCGAGAATTACGGCATAATCAACCCCGTTCTTGCGCATCATCTCAACCAGAGCCGAAGGGTCCATCCGCCCATCTTTTCCAATAACCTCTTCCGCCCCCGAACCTTTCCCGTAATTCTGAAAGTAGGTGATCACCCAGGGTTTCATTTGACCAGGATCCCCAATATGTACATGAAAATCAATAACTGGCATTTATGATCCATTCCCCAGCTTTTTTTACTTTTTCAGGAAGTTATATCTTAAATTTATCATTTCTTTTTCGTTTAAGCAAGGAGGAAGGGGGGGCGAACATATCTGCCTCAGATCGCGTTTATGGACGAGGGCCAGATTTTGCCAATAAATCTCAACCATAAATTTAATTGGATTTTTTTTATTTTTTATGATATATATTTTCTTGCGTCCCAAGGAGGGTGTTTTGCCAAAACATGCTGGAGCTTATAAAGGCGAAAAGCGGCGAAAAGAATTGTCCCGCCAAAAAAAGCAGGAAGAGAGAAGAGAGCGACGATTTCATAAAGGAGACCAATCCCCGTCAGACACCGAAAAGATCGAAAAGGTCGAGCAAGAAGAGACAAAGCCAGCCAATCCTTAACTCGCTACGCCTTTCCGGGGGAAAAGACTTCCTATTCTCCTTTACCACGAACGCGAGAGAACCCACCCCTCAGGTAAAGGAGGATGTGGTTCTATCATGAATTGGCAAGGTTGATGCAATCAGTTGAAAGGGACTCGTGTGTGAGAACTCAACCCACATTGCCGAAACTCCCTGCGGAGACGATGGAGTGAGGGAAATTGTTGGCCCATCCTCCCAAACGATTCGCGCATTTAACAAAAGTATGTAAACGTGGCGAACGCTAAATGGCGGGCGCTACCCATCAAAAGTCGTCGCTCAAGGCGACGCAGAAAAGGAGCATCAGAAAGTATGGCTAAGAAACTATTTGTAGGAGGGCTGAGCTGGGACACGACGGACGACGGTCTGCGCCAGGCGTTCGCGTCTTATGGAGAAATCACCGAAGCCAAGGTCATCACCGACCGCGATACGGGGCGCTCCCGAGGCTTTGGATTCGTTACCTTCGCTCAGGATGAGGATGCCAAAACGGCGATATCCAAGATGGATGGAACGAACCTTGACGGCAAAACCATTAAGGTTAATGAGGCCCAGGAAAAGAGTCCTCGCGGAGGAGGCCGATCCGGCGGTGGTTTTGGAGGCGGTCGTGGCGGCGGACGCAATCGCTGGTAGCCTCCCTATAAGCAAGAAAATATGAATAAATGGGGCGTTGGTTCAGATGCAAATTATTTTTGATCGGGGAAAATTGAAAATGCCAAATTCTTCCAGATCAAAGAGGACCGGGAGGATTTCCTCGATCTAAGTTGCGTTTGAACCAACGTCCCATTTTACACATTTTACCCATCTTTATGATGCTACCCGCCATAGCTTTGCGTCTCAGCTTGTAAATTTTGGAGGCGGGGTTTATCAGGCGGGTATAAGGTCATAGACCATCATCCAAAGAAATGACGGAGAGGTATGCTCACAAAAGCACTGAAAGGATGAAAGCGAATTCACAAAAACTATCCCTAAAGAATGTTGCGACGGTCTCCAGCGTAACCCCGACACAAAAAATGGCAATAAAAATAAATGATTTTTAAGGAATTATGGTGGAGGCAAAGGGATTCGAACCCTCGACCCCAGCGTTGCGAACGCTGTGCTCTCCCATCTGAGCTATGCCCCCACAAAAAGAAAGTGATCAGGTATCAGTGGATAGTGCAGAGTAATAACTAAATCTTTTTAGCTGCTGAATTTAAGAATATGCGATGACGGATTTATTGTCAAGAAAACTAAAATATTGGTCAGACGTTCACCCGCAAAAATCTTTGAGCATTTCGTAGAGCAACCTTGTACCGAAAAGGAGGTTTTCTGCGGATATGCGTTCGTCATGCCCATGTACCCGGCCAAGGTACTCTGATAGATTTTGGGTTGGAGTCATGGGCTGGAATCCATAAGCGACTGTCCCTTTCTCCCGGAAAAACCGCGAATCGGTCGCCCCGGTAAGCATGGCCGGAATCATTTTAGACTTTGGATCTAAACGTTTGAGAGTTTTCTCTATCACTTGATAGAGGGCTTTGTTGGCTGGGGATTCGGAGGCTGGTGAAGTTTGTAAAACCTCCACATCATAATCTTTGAAATCGCCAAGCAATTCTCTCATTTCCGCTTTGATCATTTCTGGTTCTACGCCAGGAAGAATACGGCAATCTACCTGGAAAAAACACTCACTGGGAATGACATTGGTCTTCTGCCCCGCCTGGACTACCGTGGGAACGAAGGTATTTCTCAGGATCGCCCCCACCATCCCTTTTAGGCCCGCGTCTGGGATTCGTTTTTCCATACTCCTGGATAAAAGCGGGTTGAGAAGTTGCTTCAGCATAAAAGACCTCGGAAAGCTTTGTTCCTCAGCGATCCCTTTGATAAAGTTCTCGGTCGTCAGGGTGCGGTGAAGAGGAGAGCGGTAGGAAGAAATCCTATCAATCGCTTTGGCCATTTTTACAACACAATTATCATCATGGGGAACGGAACCATGCCCGGGTTTGCCGCGAAAGGTAAGTTTCAGCCAGCAAATTCCCTTCTCAGCCGTCTGGCAGGTATAGACGTTTCGTTGGCCAACGGCCATGCCAATCCCTCCACCCTCGTTGATCACGTATTCCGCTTTCATTAATTGGGGATGATTTTGAAAGAGCCAGCCTACCCCCCATTTTCCCCCTGTCTCTTCGTCGGCTGTAGCCAGGTAAACGATGTCGCGTTTAGACTTGAATCTTTCTCGGGCAAGCAATAGAAAAGCGGCAAGCTCAATTACCCCTAATGATTTACAGTCCTGAGTCCCTCGCCCCCAAACTTCGCCATCAATCAACGCTCCGGAATAAGGAGGATTTTTCCATTTTTCTGCTTCCGCAGGCACTACATCGATATGGTGGAGAAGAATGAGGGGCGAAAGATTATCGGTCCCCTTCATCGCACAAAACAAGTTCCCTCTCTCAGGTTGGGACTCTAACACCATGGCTGGCAATCCTTCTTTTTGCAAAAAGCTCTGGAGGTAGAGGGCCCCTGGCAATTCCTTCCCGGGTGGATTGGTTGTATCAATTTTTATATAATCCCTCAGAATCTGAACGGCTTCTTCTTTTACTTTTCCCCAGTCAATGCCCATCAAAACCTCCATTTGTTTATTCACCGCAGAGCACGCCGAGATCGCAGAGAAACCAGGAATTATGAATTGGAAAAGCTAATTTAAAATATTTAATCCAATTTCATTTTTCATTTTGATCAATAACTTTTGAATTGGTTTTCATCTCGGCGCTCTCTGCGTTCTCCGCGGTAAAAAAGTTTTTCTATTGTTTCTTTTTCATCGCTTCCTGATAAACCTCCTGGATGGGGACTCCTTTTTCCAGGGCAATTCGCTTGCAATCTTCGTACTCAGGTTGAAAGCGCAAGTCTCCAGAAACTTTTACGCGAACCCTTCCGTATTTTGTCTCCACTTCCTTGATTTCTCTAGGCAGTTTTTTCCGGGCTGCAGCATAACTGCGTACCCCCAGAGTGGAGGATTCCCTTAGAATTATGTCCGAGAGCGCTTCGGCGTCATGCTCTTGAGCAATCACTCGCAATAGTGTCCCCGGCCGGTTTTTTTTCATCAATAAAGGGGTAAGGGAAACATCCAGAGCCCCCCGGTTGAAAAGGCGTTCCATCAAATAATCGTAAAACTCAGGATTCATATCATCGATGTTGGCCTCCAGTATAGTCACCCGGTCGGTTAAGTAGGCTTCGCTTGCTTCTCCCAACACTAAACGGAGCAGGTTGGGCCGGTCTGGAAAATCCTTTTTCCCCATGCCATATCCGATCTTCTCCACGGTCATGGCCGGAAAAGATGTTACGTCTGAGCTCAGCGTGGCCACAATCGCTGCTCCAGTAGGAGTTACCAATTCCCCTTCAACTTCCACGTTTTTTAATGGATACCCCTTGAGTACCTCCAGAGTGGCGGGCGCCGGAAGCGGAAGCCGGCCGTGCTGGCATTGCACAAATCCTCTCCCCATAGGCAATTCCGAAGATAAAATCTTAATGGGTTGGAAATA
Coding sequences within it:
- a CDS encoding M20/M25/M40 family metallo-hydrolase, with the translated sequence MGIDWGKVKEEAVQILRDYIKIDTTNPPGKELPGALYLQSFLQKEGLPAMVLESQPERGNLFCAMKGTDNLSPLILLHHIDVVPAEAEKWKNPPYSGALIDGEVWGRGTQDCKSLGVIELAAFLLLARERFKSKRDIVYLATADEETGGKWGVGWLFQNHPQLMKAEYVINEGGGIGMAVGQRNVYTCQTAEKGICWLKLTFRGKPGHGSVPHDDNCVVKMAKAIDRISSYRSPLHRTLTTENFIKGIAEEQSFPRSFMLKQLLNPLLSRSMEKRIPDAGLKGMVGAILRNTFVPTVVQAGQKTNVIPSECFFQVDCRILPGVEPEMIKAEMRELLGDFKDYDVEVLQTSPASESPANKALYQVIEKTLKRLDPKSKMIPAMLTGATDSRFFREKGTVAYGFQPMTPTQNLSEYLGRVHGHDERISAENLLFGTRLLYEMLKDFCG
- the larC gene encoding nickel pincer cofactor biosynthesis protein LarC, encoding MKILYFDCFSGVSGDMTLAALLDLGLPQEKLRVDLEKLGLKNYTLNIFQGSRNGIAGMGMEVKVGPRDENHRHFSDIRKIIEGSSLKPDVKKTSLAIFQRLAEAEAKVHGQRVEEVHFHEVGAVDSIVDIVGTAIGIDYFQPIKILSSELPMGRGFVQCQHGRLPLPAPATLEVLKGYPLKNVEVEGELVTPTGAAIVATLSSDVTSFPAMTVEKIGYGMGKKDFPDRPNLLRLVLGEASEAYLTDRVTILEANIDDMNPEFYDYLMERLFNRGALDVSLTPLLMKKNRPGTLLRVIAQEHDAEALSDIILRESSTLGVRSYAAARKKLPREIKEVETKYGRVRVKVSGDLRFQPEYEDCKRIALEKGVPIQEVYQEAMKKKQ
- the ccsB gene encoding c-type cytochrome biogenesis protein CcsB, whose translation is MNIIFFQAALIFYLLGTASSLVFLIFLGKIFSHIGKLALTGGFAVHSLALVLRYSEAGHTPITNLHESLSFFAWSIVGVYLLLHLKYRVEVLAAFISPVAAVLIILSSLFPKDILPLAPVLESYWLPIHVIFAFIGNAMFTIAFAVGVMYLIQERQIKSKKIGPFYYRLPALKVLDDLNYRCLTFGFPLLTLGIISGSVWAESAWGSYWSWDPKETWSLITWFLYAALLHGRLTGGWRGRRAAIFAIVGFGALVFSFLGVNLLLTGLHSYN
- the hisH gene encoding imidazole glycerol phosphate synthase subunit HisH, which produces MIVIVDYGMGNLRSVHKALERVGFQASVTQDPAEVKKAAGLIVPGVGAFKKAMENLQELGLVNPIIEFVESGKPFLGICLGLQLLFSGSDEFGFQKGLSLFKGRVVRFPFSHPAASPPKDLLKVPHMGWNTVHIHKRPPVLDGIADGAYFYFVHSYYPVPEEQEIVATTTDYGGEFVSSVSRGNLFACQFHPEKSQSVGLKLLKNFGRLVNR
- the hisB gene encoding imidazoleglycerol-phosphate dehydratase HisB, which gives rise to MVRQAKVSRATKETSIIVDLNLDGSGKHRIATTIPFLDHMLSLMTAHGLFDLRVKAQGDTKVDFHHTVEDVGICLGKALKQALGQKEGVRRYGSAFVPMDESLASVHMDLSGRPCLIYHLTLRKRKIGDFDTELVKEFFQALVNSSAITLHAQVVYGSNGHHMVESLFKAFGRALRQAVAKDEKVRGVPSTKGSL
- the hemA gene encoding glutamyl-tRNA reductase → MEIVLIGLSHKTAPVEVRERFSIPKEQVEDFLGRLVALPGVREGMILSTCNRMEVLTVLEVSDDWADRLKDFLAGVAGMSGYDLAPYLYTLRGEDAIRHLFRVTASMDSMVLGEPQILGQVKEAYRQAVDSKAVGLVLNKLSHRSFFVAKRVRTETKMTSQAVSVSFAAVELAKKIMGNLDDKRAMLIGAGEMSDLAARHLISQGVNEIWVTNRTPTRAMEMAQELGGRAVPFEDFPQMLKDVDIVVSSTGSTHYIILKEQLAGVIRARKNKPMFFIDIAVPRDVDPTINELDNIYVYDIDDLQGVVKSNKEERRKEVLKAEEIVQQGVESFKCWLSSLEVVPTILDLRQHLEKIRQREMAKTLALLKNASEEEHKALDLLTQSIINKILHHPISLLKHQENRGQGKLYVDMTRKIFHLDEEEDEPSTS
- the hemC gene encoding hydroxymethylbilane synthase, translating into MSRQLHKDILRLGTRASLLALRQANWVKAKVEEQNPGVEVTLVHIKTQGDKIDVPLFNVGGKGLFVKEIEEALLGGDVDLAVHSAKDLPILIPEGLALIAFPEREDPRDALISKDGRPWGKIPPGGRVGTSSLRRQAQLLNLRPDLEIVPLRGNLDTRIKKLSTLNLDAIILASAGLRRMGWE
- a CDS encoding bifunctional precorrin-2 dehydrogenase/sirohydrochlorin ferrochelatase is translated as MKYYPVLLDLDGKLCVVVGGGRVAERKVRSLLQVGALVKVISPQLTQSLSRLKERGKIIHSQRAYRSGDLHRAFLAIAATDDRRANERVFSQALRQKIPVNVVDDPAHSSFIVPSLVQRGDLLIAISTSGQSPALARALRQKLQKEIGAEYIYLLKLLGAVRKKILSLGLGQKRNQVIFRKLAGKDLLPLIRKNDYTGLENRMKTLLGSGFSLKELGLRR
- a CDS encoding RNA-binding protein produces the protein MAKKLFVGGLSWDTTDDGLRQAFASYGEITEAKVITDRDTGRSRGFGFVTFAQDEDAKTAISKMDGTNLDGKTIKVNEAQEKSPRGGGRSGGGFGGGRGGGRNRW
- a CDS encoding amidohydrolase family protein, whose product is MPVIDFHVHIGDPGQMKPWVITYFQNYGKGSGAEEVIGKDGRMDPSALVEMMRKNGVDYAVILAELSPITTGIISNEHVAEFCKGRKELIPFANLNPYLSTRLGEELERCVHELGMKGIKLYPTYQQFYPNDRVLYPLYSKAQELRIPVMVHTGSSLFRGSRMKYGNPVLLDDVAVDFPELTLIQVHSGRGFWYDASFFLAQLHPRIYMEIAGLPPQNLLKYFPELEKNAEKILFGSDWPGVPGIGKNIKTIRSLPIKEETKKKILGENAAKILKFLKKI